The DNA segment AAATCAACGAGACACCCCGCATCTCCGTCGATCGTCCTGCCATCCGCCAGAAGGAGGGGCGAATGAATTCGCTGCAACAACCACACGAAGTCCGCCTTCGCGGACTACAACCGACGGTGTGGCCGCGGTTCCGGCGCGCGCGACGAGTATCGAAGAGGCGCGACCGGAGTTCGTCGCGCGCACCACACACTCGGCGGCACGAGAGTCGGTAGTCCCCGCAGGGGGACTTCGTGTGGTTGTTGCCGCGAATTTATTCGCCCGGCCTCCCGGCCGACGGCTCCCGCAGCTCCGCCACGCGCGCGTGCGCCGCCTCGAGCTGCTCCGGGCGGCCGATGTCGATCCACGTGTAGTCGTCCACGCGGAACGGGAGGATCGTCTCCCCCGTTGCCGCCAGCCGCAGGTAGGGATCGAGGATGGAGAACGCGCCGCGCTCCGTCAGCAGCTCGAAGATCCGCGGCGAGATCACGTGGATCCCCCCGAACGCGAGCTTGCGCACCGGGCCGGCTGCGTCGCGCACGCGCAGGTCGAGGTTCTTCTTCGCGTCCGTACGCCCGAGCAGCCCGCGGTCGTCGAACAGCAGGTGCCGCGCGGTGTCGCGCTCCATCACCGCCAGCGTGGCCAGCGCGGGGGAGAGCTCGTGCGCGCGGTACATCGCCGCGAGCGGGACGTCGCTCAGGATGTCGGAGTTGTGCAGGAAGAAGGGCGCGTCGCGGCGGAAGAGAGACTCGGCCCTCAGGATGGCCCCGCCCGTCTCCAGCGGCTCGCCGGGCTCGGGGGAGAGATGCCACTCCACGCCGAAGCCGTCGCGCTCGCGCAGGAACGCCTCCACCTGCTCGCCCAGGTGCGAGGTGTTGACGATCAGCCGGTCCGCCCCCGCGGCGATCAGTCGGCGGGCCACGCGCTCCAGCATCGGCACGCCGCCGACGGGGATCAGCGGCTTGGGCGTGCGGTCGGTGAGCGGGCGGAGGCGCGTCCCCAGCCCCGCCGCCAGGATCATCGCGTCCACGGCCGATCTACCGCGCCGCGCCCGCGTGCTCGGGCTGCTCCGCCTCCGCCTCGGACTCCTCCGGCTGCGGGCGGTTGGCCGGCCAGTTCCCCTCCTCGCGGTGGCTGACGACCACGTTGACGGAGGGGAACTGCGTCCTCAGGTGCTCCGCCAGCCGGTTGGCGAAGTACACCGAGCGGTGCTGCCCGCCCGTGCATCCGAACCACACGGAGAGCGAGGTGAAGCCGCGCAGCAGGTACACCCCCACCGAGTTGTCGATCAGCCCGCGGACGTTCTCCCAGAACTCCTCCACCTCGGGCATCGCCGCCAGGAAGTTGACCACCGGCTCGTCGCACCCGCACAGCGGCGAGTACTCGGAGTAGCGTCCCGGGTTGTGGATGGCCCGGCAGTCGAAGACGAACCCGCCGCCATGGCCGCCGCTGTCGTCGGGGTAGCCGCCCTTGTAGCTGAAGCTGCCCACCTGCACCGTCAGCCCCGGCGGCGCCTTGGGCTGCGACTTCCGCAGCGGCCCCGACGCGCAGATGCGCTCGAACACCGCGCGCAGCTCGGGGAGCTCCACGGGGATGAAGCCCGTCTGCAGGATGCGCTCGATGTTGCGGATGGCCTGCGGCACGCTCTGCAGGAAGCGCGGCTTGCGCTCGTAGAAGCCGCGGTATCCGTACGCGCCCATGGCCTGCATGATCCGCACGAGCACGTAGCCGCGGAAGTGCTGGCGGAAGCGCGTGCGGTCGACGTTGGGCAGATACGCGGCGAGAGAGTCGAGGTAGTGCTCCAGCAGCTCCTCGCGCAGTTCCTCGGGCACCCCCGCCTTGGGGTCGATGAGGAGCGACGCCACGTCGTACTGCAGCGCGCCTCGCCGGCCGCCCTGGTAGTCGATGAACCACGGCTCGCCGTCGCGCAGCATGATGTTGCGGCTCTGGAAGTCGCGGTACAGGAAGTGGCGCGTGTCGGCGCCCAGCAGGAAGGTGGCGAAGCGGCGGAAGTCCTTCTCCAGCCGTGCCTCGTTGAACGGGACGTGCGCCAGCTTCAGGAAATGGTACTTGAAGTAGTTCAGGTCCCACAGGATCGACTGGCGGTCGAACGCCGCGCGCGGGTACGCCACGGAATAGTCCACCGCCTTCCCGCCCTCCACCTGGAAGCGCGGCAGCAGCTCCAGGATGCGCTGGTAGACGGGGATCATCGCCGCCGGGAAGGCGCTGGAGCCGTCCTCCTTGCGGGCGAGCGACAGCCCGTCGAACAGCGTGGTCTCGCCGAGGTCCTCCTCCAGGTACAGCCCCGCCTT comes from the Longimicrobium sp. genome and includes:
- a CDS encoding nucleotidyltransferase family protein is translated as MILAAGLGTRLRPLTDRTPKPLIPVGGVPMLERVARRLIAAGADRLIVNTSHLGEQVEAFLRERDGFGVEWHLSPEPGEPLETGGAILRAESLFRRDAPFFLHNSDILSDVPLAAMYRAHELSPALATLAVMERDTARHLLFDDRGLLGRTDAKKNLDLRVRDAAGPVRKLAFGGIHVISPRIFELLTERGAFSILDPYLRLAATGETILPFRVDDYTWIDIGRPEQLEAAHARVAELREPSAGRPGE
- a CDS encoding RNase adapter RapZ, producing the protein MQQTFRRLFRQKFGKNPVSILPLEGDGSQRAMYRLVGDGMETAIGVVGPDREENRAFLSYTAAFRSIGLPVPEVYGVDEKAGLYLEEDLGETTLFDGLSLARKEDGSSAFPAAMIPVYQRILELLPRFQVEGGKAVDYSVAYPRAAFDRQSILWDLNYFKYHFLKLAHVPFNEARLEKDFRRFATFLLGADTRHFLYRDFQSRNIMLRDGEPWFIDYQGGRRGALQYDVASLLIDPKAGVPEELREELLEHYLDSLAAYLPNVDRTRFRQHFRGYVLVRIMQAMGAYGYRGFYERKPRFLQSVPQAIRNIERILQTGFIPVELPELRAVFERICASGPLRKSQPKAPPGLTVQVGSFSYKGGYPDDSGGHGGGFVFDCRAIHNPGRYSEYSPLCGCDEPVVNFLAAMPEVEEFWENVRGLIDNSVGVYLLRGFTSLSVWFGCTGGQHRSVYFANRLAEHLRTQFPSVNVVVSHREEGNWPANRPQPEESEAEAEQPEHAGAAR